A stretch of the Macrobrachium nipponense isolate FS-2020 chromosome 23, ASM1510439v2, whole genome shotgun sequence genome encodes the following:
- the LOC135200864 gene encoding uncharacterized protein LOC135200864 isoform X4 → MEFAVSPRSCKLEREVKQKEVGEGRRIMKMLMMMMMMMMMRTLTENNQAGAAVPPQTDPGAASSRTVSTENPIYGYVRY, encoded by the exons CTGCAAGTTGGAGAGAGAGGTAAAACAAAAAGAAGTTGgtgaaggtagaagaattatgaagatgctgatgatgatgatgatgatgatgatgatgaggacatTGACAGAGAACAATCAAGCAG GAGCTGCGGTTCCCCCTCAAACGGACCCCGGGGCAGCGAGTTCGAGAACCGTCAGTACCGAGAATCCCATCTATGGGTACGTACGTTACTGA
- the LOC135200864 gene encoding uncharacterized protein LOC135200864 isoform X2: MARKYLPWLFLLCAVRSLEVNNLELDDGCSAGRTVTKGVMVVKEYFEGEREAVSQGVERVVLYCKPEVGFGGIQAEITHGTHGTLDKVNFTAEELRTFPDSRWYDVSVTLIYRGNFPKWGWYIRVSIKYGEELEKYIRETPISSRPTTMAIYSIGPSKWRFSRPASHCYNQSGQEQEHDSPPTYFILAIVFGVAFSMAVLISVVIACKNRVLRAAVPPQTDPGAASSRTVSTENPIYGYVRY, translated from the exons ATGGCAAGAAAATACCTACCATGGCTGTTTCTCCTCTGTGCAGTGCGCTCTTTGGAAGTCAACAACTTAGAACTCGACGACGGATGCAGTGCCGGCAGAACAGTGACCAAGGGTGTTATGGTGGTCAAGGAATACTTTGAAGGCGAAAGGGAGGCAGTTTCTCAGGGCGTGGAAAGAGTTGTGCTTTACTGTAAACCAGAAGTTGGCTTTGGAGGTATACAGGCTGAAATAACACACGGGACGCATGGGACTTTGGACAAAGTGAACTTTACAGCTGAGGAGCTCCGCACTTTCCCAGATTCCCGTTGGTATGACGTCAGTGTCACATTAATATACAGAGGTAACTTTCCAAAATGGGGATGGTATATCAGAGTCTCTATCAAATATGGAGAGGAGTTAGAAAAGTACATCAGAGAGACGCCAATCTCCTCAAGACCGACCACCATGGCTATATACTCTATAGGCCCATCCAAATGGAGGTTTTCCCGACCCGCCTCTCACTGCTACAACCAGAGTGGACAAGAACAAGAGCATGATTCCCCCCCCACGTATTTCATTCTTGCCATCGTTTTCGGCGTTGCCTTCTCCATGGCTGTCCTGATATCGGTTGTGATTGCGTGCAAAAACAGGGTTCTGA GAGCTGCGGTTCCCCCTCAAACGGACCCCGGGGCAGCGAGTTCGAGAACCGTCAGTACCGAGAATCCCATCTATGGGTACGTACGTTACTGA
- the LOC135200864 gene encoding uncharacterized protein LOC135200864 isoform X1, with product MTGEYLLRLFFLPGLLSLGVHSEGDGSTNPSLKVDEGCSAKVTVISGKTLVMRYSEEEREEISKNVEQVRLYCKPDDGFEGIQVEVHGRVFFKVTVNFTAEELGISPVSRWYDVTVTFSYRRFLPVWNWYINVSVKDGGEVEKRVKEAATSLLRLTTMFIYSLGPSEWRFSQPDERCYNQSGQNTTSTDESDNQTQSPLILFIVLGVALAIIISITIAVACKSKLTRAAVPPQTDPGAASSRTVSTENPIYGYVRY from the exons ATGACAGGGGAATATCTGTTGCGTCTATTTTTCCTCCCTGGTTTGCTCTCTCTTGGAGTCCACAGCGAGGGAGACGGTTCCACGAATCCGAGCCTAAAAGTCGACGAAGGATGCTCTGCTAAGGTAACGGTCATCAGCGGTAAGACGCTCGTCATGAGGTACtctgaagaggaaagagaggaaatcTCCAAGAATGTGGAACAAGTTAGACTTTATTGCAAACCAGATGACGGCTTTGAAGGTATACAGGTAGAAGTTCATGGGAGAGTTTTTTTTAAGGTTACAGTGAATTTCACAGCTGAAGAGCTTGGTATATCCCCTGTTTCTCGATGGTATGACGTCACTGTTACATTTTCTTATAGACGATTTTTGCCAGTATGGAATTGGTATATCAACGTCTCTGTCAAAGATGGAGGAGAAGTGGAAAAACGTGTCAAGGAGGCTGCAACGAGTTTATTAAGACTGACCACCATGTTTATATACTCTCTCGGACCGTCAGAATGGAGGTTTTCCCAACCGGACGAGCGCTGCTACAACCAAAGTGGCCAAAATACCACTTCTACGGATGAAAGCGATAATCAGACCCAGTCTCCATTGATTCTCTTCATTGTTCTTGGGGTTGCCTTGGCTATAATCATTTCGATAACGATCGCAGTTGCGTGCAAGAGCAAGCTCACGC GAGCTGCGGTTCCCCCTCAAACGGACCCCGGGGCAGCGAGTTCGAGAACCGTCAGTACCGAGAATCCCATCTATGGGTACGTACGTTACTGA
- the LOC135200864 gene encoding uncharacterized protein LOC135200864 isoform X3, with product MQSSLLLVFFALSLKGVSGDKGSCDADVTVGSGSQFIKEFKEDEFQIYCKLHEGFQSLELKVEGDERVNKALNFTAEDFSSTNDSMWQSLDVKIEYNYLFFNVAYNWLLTVSVNQIIIKKPRYYIDWGYFYEGFKSVRVTAYGRSDWRFTEPGGNCTFPKPAGSPSEGNSTATSEPQLTASTVWILVSVLGVTVIMAALGIAVLVYRFKHPRAAVPPQTDPGAASSRTVSTENPIYGYVRY from the exons atgcAAAGCTCTCTTCTGCTCGTCTTTTTCGCTCTCTCTTTGAAAGGCGTTTCAGGGGACAAAGGTTCTTGCGACGCCGACGTCACTGTTGGATCAGGGAGTCAGTTCATAAAGGAATTTAAAGAAGACGAATTCCAGATCTACTGTAAACTTCACGAAGGTTTCCAAAGCTTAGAACTGAAAGTGGAAGGTGACGAGAGAGTTAACAAAGCCCTTAACTTCACTGCTGAAGATTTCAGTTCTACCAATGATTCTATGTGGCAATCACTTGATGTGAAAATAGAATACAATTATTTGTTCTTCAATGTTGCATATAACTGGCTCTTGACTGTTTCCGTTAACCAGATAATCATTAAAAAACCGAGATACTACATCGACTGGGGATACTTCTATGAAGGTTTCAAGTCAGTCAGGGTGACCGCCTATGGCCGATCAGACTGGAGGTTCACTGAACCAGGTGGAAACTGCACTTTCCCAAAACCTGCTGGAAGCCCCTCTGAAGGGAACAGCACGGCGACTTCTGAGCCCCAACTGACTGCAAGCACAGTGTGGATACTTGTGAGTGTGCTTGGTGTTACCGTCATAATGGCCGCTCTTGGTATCGCCGTCCTTGTCTACAGGTTCAAGCACCCAA GAGCTGCGGTTCCCCCTCAAACGGACCCCGGGGCAGCGAGTTCGAGAACCGTCAGTACCGAGAATCCCATCTATGGGTACGTACGTTACTGA